Proteins encoded together in one Candidatus Palauibacter scopulicola window:
- the rplT gene encoding 50S ribosomal protein L20, producing the protein MPRATSSVARNRRKKKILKEARGQFGARSKLYRTAKNSVERGWAYAYVDRRRKKRDFRRLWIARINAAARQNGISYSRFVSGLKSAGVDLNRKVLADLAIRDPAAFTKLVEVAKAHGP; encoded by the coding sequence ATGCCACGCGCGACGAGCAGCGTTGCACGCAACCGTCGAAAGAAGAAGATCCTCAAGGAAGCCCGCGGCCAGTTCGGGGCGCGGTCCAAGCTCTATCGCACGGCGAAGAACTCCGTCGAGCGCGGCTGGGCCTATGCCTACGTCGACCGGCGCAGGAAGAAGCGCGACTTTCGCCGCCTGTGGATCGCCCGCATCAACGCCGCGGCCCGGCAGAACGGTATCTCGTATTCCCGGTTCGTCAGCGGGCTGAAGAGCGCCGGCGTCGACCTCAACCGCAAGGTGCTCGCGGACCTCGCCATCCGGGATCCGGCCGCCTTTACAAAGCTCGTCGAGGTGGCCAAAGCGCACGGCCCATGA